The following coding sequences lie in one Phalacrocorax aristotelis chromosome 2, bGulAri2.1, whole genome shotgun sequence genomic window:
- the PTP4A3 gene encoding protein tyrosine phosphatase type IVA 3: protein MARMNRPAPVEVCYKNMRFLITHNPTNATLSTFLEDLKKYGATTVVRVCEVTYDKTPLEKDGITVMDWPFDDGAPPPSKIVEDWLNLLKTKFCEDPGCCVAVHCVAGLGRAPVLVALALIESGMKYEDAIQFIRQKRRGAINSKQLTYLEKYRPKQRLRFKDPHNHKNKCCIM, encoded by the exons ATGGCCCGGATGAACCGCCCTGCGCCGGTGGAAGTCTGCTACAAAAACATGAGGTTCCTGATCACCCACAACCCCACCAATGCCACTCTCAGCACCTTCTTGGAG gacCTGAAGAAGTACGGTGCCACCACGGTGGTGCGAGTGTGCGAAGTGACCTATGACAAGACCCCCCTGGAGAAGGATGGCATCACCGTCATG GACTGGCCATTCGATGATGGAGCACCTCCTCCAAGCAAGATAGTGGAAGATTGGCTCAACTTGCTGAAGACCAAGTTCTGCGAAGACCCTGGCTGCTGTGTGGCCGTGCACTGCGTGGCTGGCTTGGGGCG TGCTCCTGTCCTCGTCGCGCTGGCCTTGATCGAAAGTGGGATGAAATACGAAGACGCCATCCAGTTCATCCGACA GAAGCGCAGAGGAGCCATCAACAGCAAGCAGCTGACGTACTTGGAAAAATACCGACCAAAGCAGAGACTCCGATTTAAGGACCCTCATAACCACAAGAACAAATGCTGCATCATGTAA